One window from the genome of Acidobacteriota bacterium encodes:
- a CDS encoding single-stranded DNA-binding protein: protein MGSVNKVILLGNLGRDPELRYTPNGTPVANFTLATNEVWKDKEGQKQEHTEWHRVVVWGKLAEVAGEYLKKGRQVYIEGGIRSRTYKDKDGNDRTATEIRADTLVMVGRPEGGSGEGGRTAAEASPEFSDDDIPF from the coding sequence ATGGGAAGCGTGAACAAGGTTATCCTCCTGGGCAACCTGGGCAGGGATCCGGAGCTTCGCTACACCCCCAACGGCACGCCCGTGGCCAATTTCACCCTGGCCACCAACGAGGTGTGGAAGGACAAGGAGGGGCAGAAGCAGGAACACACCGAATGGCACCGGGTCGTGGTCTGGGGAAAGCTCGCCGAAGTGGCCGGCGAATACCTCAAGAAGGGCCGCCAGGTCTATATCGAAGGCGGGATCCGCAGCCGGACCTACAAGGACAAGGACGGCAACGACCGCACGGCCACCGAAATCCGGGCCGACACCCTGGTCATGGTGGGTCGCCCGGAAGGCGGTTCGGGAGAGGGCGGGCGCACCGCCGCCGAAGCCTCCCCCGAGTTCAGCGACGACGACATCCCCTTCTGA
- a CDS encoding MBL fold metallo-hydrolase: MDEIATLDAGGDENRTYVVLSRSRGVAWCVDPSYAASAVLSLCRKAGCRLTDVLLTHTHGDHTATLPELRAASDPRVWVHWTERAIPAGSSLIEADGPLPGLPEVRALHSPGHTPGGVCYLYDGALFTGDVLFVDWVGRADLPGGDPRALFDSLARLRSLPSALVIHPGHHYGAVEKRTLGEEAILNKFLACAEYERFLELLPELTS, encoded by the coding sequence ATGGACGAGATCGCGACACTCGACGCCGGAGGCGACGAGAACCGAACCTACGTGGTCCTTTCCAGGTCCCGGGGGGTCGCCTGGTGCGTGGACCCCTCCTACGCCGCCTCCGCGGTCCTTTCGCTGTGCCGAAAGGCGGGGTGCCGCCTCACGGATGTTCTGTTGACGCACACCCACGGAGACCACACCGCCACCCTGCCCGAGCTGAGGGCCGCCTCGGATCCGCGCGTTTGGGTTCATTGGACGGAGCGAGCCATCCCCGCCGGATCCTCTCTGATCGAAGCGGACGGGCCCCTCCCCGGCCTTCCCGAAGTCCGGGCCCTCCACTCTCCGGGCCACACGCCAGGCGGGGTGTGTTACCTCTATGACGGGGCGCTCTTCACCGGCGATGTCCTCTTCGTGGACTGGGTGGGCCGCGCCGACCTTCCGGGCGGCGATCCACGGGCCCTGTTCGATAGCCTCGCCCGCCTTCGCTCCCTGCCCTCGGCGCTGGTGATCCACCCCGGCCACCACTATGGGGCCGTGGAGAAGAGGACCCTCGGGGAGGAGGCGATCCTCAACAAATTCCTGGCCTGCGCGGAGTACGAGAGGTTTCTTGAGCTTCTGCCGGAACTGACGTCCTGA
- a CDS encoding 4Fe-4S binding protein encodes MRRTRFLFQAALVAAAAGAGFAYSRGWLLGSVEKYCPFGGLETAYAFVTNQRFTCAAGELNLALFVALLGLTFVARKAFCAWVCPVGTVSEWLGLLGERLFRAGRKEASGAPLRALEPPRSADRVLRWLRLPVLAIVLYFTYKTGELVFRGYDPYYVLFSFHGHDVRGWSYLLVAVLLAAAVAVPMAWCRYLCPLGLALWPFSAVGRLRLRRDAETCTSCRACDRACPHAILVSTAGEVRSGECTLCLACADACPAGETLTLRLKALKP; translated from the coding sequence TTGAGACGGACGAGGTTCCTCTTTCAGGCGGCGCTGGTGGCCGCGGCCGCGGGGGCCGGGTTTGCCTACAGCCGGGGGTGGCTTCTGGGCAGCGTGGAAAAGTACTGCCCCTTCGGCGGACTCGAAACGGCCTACGCCTTCGTCACCAACCAGCGCTTCACCTGCGCGGCGGGGGAGCTGAACCTGGCCTTGTTCGTGGCCCTTCTGGGGCTCACCTTCGTGGCGCGCAAGGCCTTCTGCGCGTGGGTCTGCCCCGTGGGGACCGTCTCCGAATGGCTGGGCCTCCTCGGCGAGAGACTCTTCCGAGCGGGCCGCAAGGAGGCGTCCGGCGCTCCTCTCCGGGCTCTGGAGCCGCCGCGGAGCGCCGACCGCGTCCTCCGCTGGCTCCGGCTGCCGGTCCTGGCCATCGTCCTCTATTTCACGTACAAGACGGGGGAACTGGTGTTCCGCGGCTACGACCCCTATTACGTGCTCTTCAGCTTCCACGGCCACGACGTGCGCGGGTGGAGCTACCTCCTCGTGGCGGTCCTCCTCGCGGCGGCGGTGGCGGTCCCCATGGCCTGGTGTCGGTACTTGTGTCCCCTCGGATTGGCCTTGTGGCCCTTCTCGGCGGTTGGCCGGCTGCGGTTGAGGCGCGACGCCGAGACCTGCACCTCCTGCCGGGCCTGCGACCGGGCCTGTCCCCACGCCATTCTGGTTTCCACGGCGGGGGAGGTGAGGTCCGGTGAATGCACGCTCTGCCTGGCCTGCGCGGACGCCTGTCCGGCGGGCGAAACCTTGACCTTGCGGTTGAAGGCGCTCAAGCCGTGA
- the selB gene encoding selenocysteine-specific translation elongation factor, which yields MRDVVVGTAGHIDHGKTLLVKALTGIDADRWEEEKRRGITLDIGFATLETPEGALHFVDLPGHERFIKNMLAGATGIDLCLLVVAADESVMPQTVEHVEILGLLGVSRGVVALNKVDLVDVETRELALLELSEFLDAHGLGHLPVVPVSAASGEGLEALREALFREAALCPEPPADRPFRLPVDRTFPVKGFGTVVTGTCIDGSLKVEDPVEVFPQGWESRVRGLQIFGKPVEAARAGQRVAVNLSDIHHADLRRGHLLARPGTVWPTHLLDVQLTVLPSAKRPLKTGAICTLHLHTQEVEAHVHLADAGALAPGEAGLAQIRCPEKVSAWPQDRFILRLPSPARTVAGGEVLLPARRRARWRRERDRAVGQALLGKDALRAMLVEAGPAGIPPKDGLARLGVTPGRLAALASEGEKAGNLVRWGEGTWWLDAGEASGWLDRAAAWLKARHAGKSPVDSIPRQELLGRWSRMLGAARCEALLQALVAAGRVELDGDRVRPAGHRVTLTQPQRAAWDGILQRLAEAGTPVQTGKELEEAFGPAARQVLPLLAAEGRLRRFGGDFFIAPATLDTLRLALAAWGKGKSPLIAVPDFKDLLGITRKYAMPLLEFLDEMKWTRREGEGRRILVS from the coding sequence ATGAGGGACGTGGTGGTTGGAACGGCGGGGCATATCGACCACGGGAAGACCCTTCTGGTGAAGGCCCTCACGGGAATCGACGCGGACCGGTGGGAGGAGGAGAAGCGGCGCGGCATCACCCTGGACATCGGATTCGCCACCCTCGAAACCCCGGAGGGGGCCCTCCACTTCGTCGATCTTCCGGGCCACGAGCGCTTCATCAAGAACATGCTGGCCGGGGCCACCGGAATCGACCTCTGCCTCCTGGTGGTGGCGGCGGACGAGTCGGTCATGCCCCAGACTGTGGAGCACGTTGAGATCCTCGGGCTCCTCGGCGTGTCCCGCGGGGTCGTGGCCCTGAACAAGGTAGACCTCGTGGATGTGGAAACCCGCGAACTGGCCCTCTTGGAGCTCTCCGAATTCCTGGACGCCCACGGCCTCGGGCACCTTCCCGTGGTTCCCGTCAGCGCCGCCTCCGGAGAGGGTCTGGAGGCCCTGCGGGAGGCCCTGTTCCGGGAGGCCGCCCTGTGCCCCGAACCCCCGGCCGACCGGCCCTTCCGTCTGCCGGTGGATCGCACCTTCCCCGTGAAGGGCTTCGGCACGGTGGTGACGGGAACCTGCATCGACGGCTCCTTGAAGGTGGAGGACCCGGTGGAGGTCTTTCCCCAGGGCTGGGAGAGCCGGGTTCGCGGGCTCCAGATCTTCGGCAAGCCGGTGGAGGCGGCCCGGGCGGGCCAGCGGGTGGCGGTCAACCTCTCGGACATCCACCACGCGGACCTGAGGCGCGGACATCTTCTGGCCCGTCCCGGGACGGTGTGGCCCACACACCTCCTGGACGTGCAGCTGACCGTCCTGCCCTCGGCGAAAAGGCCCCTCAAGACGGGCGCGATCTGCACCCTCCACCTCCACACCCAGGAGGTGGAGGCCCACGTTCACCTCGCGGATGCCGGGGCCCTGGCGCCCGGGGAGGCGGGTCTGGCCCAGATTCGCTGCCCGGAGAAGGTGAGCGCCTGGCCCCAGGACCGGTTCATCCTCCGACTGCCCTCCCCGGCGCGGACCGTGGCCGGCGGCGAAGTCCTCCTTCCAGCCCGTCGCCGTGCTCGCTGGAGGCGTGAGCGGGACCGCGCCGTGGGCCAGGCCCTTCTGGGGAAGGATGCCCTGAGGGCCATGCTCGTGGAGGCCGGTCCCGCCGGGATCCCCCCGAAGGACGGCTTGGCCCGCCTCGGGGTGACGCCCGGGCGTTTGGCAGCCCTTGCGTCGGAGGGAGAGAAGGCTGGAAACCTGGTTCGGTGGGGAGAAGGGACCTGGTGGCTCGATGCGGGGGAGGCCTCGGGGTGGTTGGACCGCGCCGCGGCCTGGCTGAAGGCGCGCCATGCGGGGAAGTCGCCCGTGGATTCGATCCCACGCCAAGAACTCCTGGGCCGGTGGAGCCGGATGCTCGGTGCGGCCCGCTGCGAAGCGCTCCTTCAGGCCCTGGTGGCGGCGGGGCGCGTGGAATTGGACGGGGACAGGGTGCGTCCCGCCGGCCACCGCGTGACCCTAACGCAGCCCCAGCGGGCCGCATGGGACGGGATCCTGCAAAGGCTGGCCGAGGCCGGCACGCCCGTCCAGACGGGCAAGGAACTGGAGGAGGCCTTCGGGCCGGCCGCACGGCAGGTCTTGCCCCTGCTCGCGGCGGAGGGCCGATTGCGCCGGTTCGGGGGAGATTTCTTCATCGCGCCCGCCACCCTGGACACCCTCCGTCTGGCCCTGGCCGCGTGGGGGAAGGGCAAGTCGCCCCTCATCGCGGTGCCCGACTTCAAGGACCTGTTGGGCATCACCCGCAAGTACGCCATGCCTCTCCTGGAGTTCCTCGACGAAATGAAGTGGACCCGGCGGGAGGGAGAGGGGAGGAGGATCCTGGTCTCCTGA
- a CDS encoding Rne/Rng family ribonuclease, translating to MKLELLITRDAWQTQVAVLEDGLLVEFQQEPRHLDGLVGNLYLGRVSRVLPGMESAFVDVGLDRDGFLYEGDMGPLPDLADADGIEGKFRNPSIRDLKEGSGILVQVTKEPMGAKGARLSTQISLPGSYVIYLPFMEHVGVSRKISGGERARLKEIVRRLKARVSGGFIIRTAAEGVAEEDLALEMQGLLDQWALIRLRGQRAEPPAVLHQEADLVARLIREVLLRADGEVLTDDAEAAEQARDLLSSMGHPREKVHLWPGKPGSLFEHFRIQEEIDKALRARVWLRSGGCIVIQSTEALVAIDVNSGRFTGKRSLEETAFAINMEAVDEIVRQIRLRGLGGILVIDFIDMTKKAHREALFARLREALERDRAKSRILNISEFGLVEMTRKRSRRNLERVMTGVCPCCEGRGRLPAPWRTAQMIAETLSGRHAPKKAVVTASQEVVRFIEENRDRYAFPSGISFEAAETPRLSHFTIRPAS from the coding sequence ATGAAGCTGGAGCTCCTGATCACGCGAGATGCCTGGCAGACGCAGGTGGCCGTCCTGGAGGACGGCTTGCTGGTGGAGTTCCAGCAGGAGCCCCGACACCTGGACGGCCTGGTGGGCAACCTCTACCTCGGGCGCGTGAGCCGGGTCCTGCCTGGCATGGAGAGCGCCTTCGTGGACGTGGGGCTGGACCGTGACGGCTTCCTCTACGAGGGGGACATGGGCCCCCTGCCCGACCTCGCCGACGCCGATGGAATCGAGGGCAAGTTTCGGAACCCCTCCATCCGCGACTTGAAGGAAGGGTCGGGGATCCTCGTGCAGGTGACGAAGGAGCCCATGGGGGCGAAGGGCGCGCGGCTCTCCACACAGATTTCCCTTCCCGGGTCCTACGTGATCTACCTGCCCTTCATGGAGCACGTGGGGGTTTCCAGGAAAATATCGGGCGGAGAGCGGGCCCGCCTGAAGGAGATCGTGCGGCGCCTCAAGGCCCGGGTTTCGGGCGGGTTCATCATCCGGACGGCCGCCGAGGGGGTGGCGGAGGAGGATCTCGCCCTGGAGATGCAGGGCCTCCTGGACCAGTGGGCCCTCATCCGTTTGCGAGGACAGCGGGCCGAGCCCCCGGCGGTCCTCCACCAGGAGGCCGACCTGGTGGCGCGCCTGATTCGCGAGGTTCTGTTGAGAGCCGACGGGGAGGTCCTCACCGACGACGCGGAAGCGGCGGAACAGGCTCGCGACCTGCTCTCCTCCATGGGCCATCCCCGGGAGAAGGTGCACCTCTGGCCGGGGAAGCCGGGGTCCCTCTTCGAGCACTTCCGGATTCAGGAGGAGATCGACAAGGCCCTGCGGGCGAGGGTGTGGCTGAGGTCCGGCGGATGCATCGTGATCCAGTCCACGGAAGCCCTCGTGGCCATCGACGTCAACTCGGGGCGCTTCACCGGGAAGCGCTCCCTCGAGGAGACGGCCTTCGCCATCAACATGGAGGCGGTGGACGAAATCGTCCGGCAGATCCGCCTTCGGGGCCTGGGGGGCATCCTCGTCATCGATTTCATCGACATGACCAAGAAGGCCCACCGCGAGGCCCTCTTCGCCCGGCTGAGGGAGGCCCTGGAACGGGACCGGGCCAAGTCCAGGATCCTCAACATCTCGGAATTCGGCCTGGTGGAAATGACGAGGAAGCGGAGCCGGAGGAACTTGGAGCGGGTCATGACGGGCGTTTGTCCCTGCTGTGAGGGTCGCGGCCGGCTTCCCGCACCGTGGCGGACGGCCCAGATGATCGCCGAGACGCTTTCGGGCCGCCACGCGCCGAAGAAAGCCGTGGTGACGGCATCGCAGGAGGTGGTCCGGTTTATCGAGGAAAACCGGGACCGGTACGCCTTCCCCTCCGGGATCTCCTTCGAGGCGGCGGAGACGCCGCGCCTCTCCCACTTCACGATCCGGCCCGCTTCCTGA
- a CDS encoding sodium:proton antiporter, producing the protein MEHPPIGEVLPLWSVLPFVGILLSIALFPLLAPHFWHHHYPKVSLAWGLLFLLPFLLAFRGEAGHETLHIFLIDYVPFIILLWGLFTVSGGIVVRGTLAGTPGINTALLAIGTLIASWTGTTGAAMLLIRPLLRANAARRHKVHVIVFFIFLVANIGGSLTPLGDPPLFLGFLHGVPFFWTMKLLPVMGAASAFLLVLFYLLDRHYYKKEDPQAVAVPDGEKTPLRVDGLVNLLFLGGILGGVLLSGFWRPGSFSLLGIHMEIQNLVRDAIIVAMGGLSLWATPKALRDDNGFTWEPIREVAILFAGIFATIIPALAILKAGEQGHLAFLIRSVKEPWQYFWAAGGLSSFLDNAPTYLTFFNMQLGRFYPGLPEAQAVPQLIAQNAVFLKAVAAGAVFMGANTYIGNAPNFMVRSIAEEAGVDMPSFFGYMFKWSIPVLIPLFVGIGLIFF; encoded by the coding sequence CTGGAACACCCGCCCATCGGGGAGGTGCTACCGCTCTGGTCCGTCCTGCCCTTCGTTGGGATCCTCCTCTCCATCGCCCTCTTCCCCCTGTTGGCTCCCCATTTCTGGCACCATCATTATCCCAAGGTCTCCCTGGCCTGGGGGCTTCTGTTTCTTCTCCCGTTTCTCCTGGCCTTCCGCGGGGAGGCGGGTCACGAGACCCTGCACATTTTCCTGATCGACTACGTGCCCTTCATCATCCTGCTGTGGGGCCTGTTCACCGTTTCCGGCGGAATCGTGGTGCGGGGCACCCTGGCGGGCACTCCGGGGATCAACACGGCGCTCCTCGCCATCGGGACCTTGATCGCCTCGTGGACGGGCACCACGGGTGCGGCCATGCTCCTCATCCGCCCACTCCTGAGGGCCAACGCCGCGCGGAGGCACAAGGTCCACGTGATCGTCTTTTTCATCTTCCTGGTGGCCAACATCGGCGGCTCCCTGACGCCTCTGGGGGATCCGCCGCTCTTCCTCGGTTTCCTCCACGGGGTGCCCTTCTTCTGGACGATGAAACTCCTTCCCGTAATGGGCGCGGCCTCCGCCTTCCTGCTGGTCCTCTTTTACCTTCTGGACCGCCACTACTATAAGAAGGAAGATCCACAGGCCGTGGCCGTTCCGGATGGAGAGAAGACCCCCCTTCGGGTGGACGGCCTGGTGAACCTCCTCTTCTTGGGAGGCATCTTGGGGGGAGTACTCCTCTCCGGCTTCTGGCGCCCCGGGTCCTTCTCCCTCCTTGGCATCCACATGGAGATCCAGAACCTCGTGCGGGACGCCATCATCGTGGCCATGGGTGGGCTCTCCCTCTGGGCCACGCCGAAGGCCCTCCGGGACGACAACGGGTTCACGTGGGAACCCATCCGGGAAGTGGCCATCCTCTTCGCCGGGATCTTCGCCACCATCATTCCGGCCCTGGCCATCTTGAAGGCCGGCGAGCAGGGCCACCTCGCCTTTCTGATCCGGTCCGTGAAGGAGCCCTGGCAGTACTTCTGGGCGGCGGGCGGCCTCTCGTCCTTCCTGGACAACGCGCCGACCTACCTCACCTTCTTTAACATGCAGTTGGGGCGCTTCTACCCGGGGCTGCCCGAGGCCCAGGCCGTTCCTCAACTGATCGCCCAGAACGCCGTGTTCCTCAAGGCTGTGGCCGCCGGGGCCGTCTTCATGGGGGCGAACACCTACATCGGGAACGCTCCCAACTTCATGGTGCGCTCCATCGCCGAGGAAGCGGGTGTGGACATGCCTTCCTTCTTCGGCTACATGTTCAAGTGGTCCATCCCCGTCCTGATCCCGCTGTTCGTGGGCATCGGGCTCATCTTCTTCTGA
- the rsmD gene encoding 16S rRNA (guanine(966)-N(2))-methyltransferase RsmD: MRIVGGDLRGRRLDVPRGMDVRPTSEKVREALFDILGSRAAGVVFLDLYAGTGAVGLEALSRGAAGAVLVEKSARALAALRSNVERLGVGGRCRVLPVSSEKALRVLSEEGAAVGVAFCDPPYADPGWPDLLGRLAAFPIWVPPGILVVESAARSLPACPAGFEAGRTYRYGDTALSVYRFSDERAGLSREATP, from the coding sequence TTGAGGATCGTCGGCGGGGATCTGAGGGGGCGAAGGCTGGACGTCCCGCGGGGCATGGACGTGAGGCCCACGTCTGAGAAGGTCCGCGAAGCCCTCTTCGACATTCTCGGTTCGCGTGCGGCGGGCGTGGTGTTTCTGGACCTGTACGCGGGGACGGGTGCCGTGGGCCTCGAAGCCCTGAGCCGGGGGGCCGCGGGCGCCGTGTTGGTGGAAAAAAGCGCGAGGGCGCTGGCGGCCCTCCGGTCGAACGTGGAGCGGCTGGGGGTCGGCGGCCGGTGCCGGGTTCTGCCCGTGTCCTCCGAGAAGGCCCTGCGGGTCCTTTCGGAGGAGGGGGCCGCGGTGGGCGTGGCCTTCTGCGACCCGCCCTATGCCGATCCGGGCTGGCCGGACCTTCTCGGCCGGCTGGCCGCCTTCCCGATCTGGGTCCCTCCGGGAATCCTGGTCGTGGAGTCCGCCGCCAGGTCATTGCCTGCGTGTCCCGCGGGCTTCGAGGCGGGGAGAACCTATCGCTACGGGGACACCGCCCTGTCCGTGTATCGGTTCTCGGACGAGCGGGCCGGCCTGTCTCGGGAGGCGACGCCATGA